In Zingiber officinale cultivar Zhangliang chromosome 3B, Zo_v1.1, whole genome shotgun sequence, a single window of DNA contains:
- the LOC121968231 gene encoding transcription factor bHLH150-like: MIASSSSACRSKTEEAGRKAQPPTKWRATAQQRVYGRRLLDALRATAGGGARAVKAAADSALALTARGQSRWSRAILLGRRRNRNRNRRKLLPIKDKIRSDRGRTRPASAASGTDRLRVLRRLVPGCRKLSAASVLEEAADYVAALEMQVKAMRALADAFSGAARAAAAEAQRGA; encoded by the coding sequence ATGATAGCTTCTTCTTCGTCAGCGTGTCGGAGTAAAACGGAGGAAGCCGGCCGGAAAGCCCAACCGCCGACCAAGTGGCGGGCCACAGCGCAGCAACGGGTATACGGCCGCCGCCTCCTCGACGCCCTCCGCGCCACCGCCGGAGGCGGAGCGCGGGCCGTCAAGGCCGCTGCTGACTCTGCCCTGGCCCTCACCGCCCGCGGCCAGTCCCGCTGGAGTCGGGCCATCCTCCTTGGCCGCCGCCGCAACCGCAACCGCAACCGCCGCAAGCTCCTCCCAATCAAAGACAAGATCCGCAGCGACCGCGGGCGGACGAGGCCGGCGTCGGCGGCGAGTGGGACGGACCGGTTGCGGGTGCTCCGGAGGCTGGTGCCCGGGTGCCGGAAGCTGTCGGCAGCCAGTGTCCTGGAGGAGGCAGCCGACTACGTGGCGGCGCTGGAGATGCAAGTGAAAGCCATGAGGGCGCTGGCTGATGCGTTCTCGGGGGCGGCGAGAGCGGCCGCGGCCGAAGCGCAAAGAGGCGCCTGA